A stretch of the Dyella telluris genome encodes the following:
- a CDS encoding MG2 domain-containing protein yields MDLLRFLLLLPLRLLRGLLAGLGLLLRPLFGQVSWAAPRWMPATGGWIRQRPAQAAGILVAALVVGGGGWFGWQWYKNRPQPVEPSRVTLSVEAPPITDYTRQPIVIHPLTVAFSGSAAPLEGVGKPVTTGIVMQPAVKGQWSWVDDHTLRFAPAEDWPVGKHFQVRFDVAKAFARHVMMADDHVDFDTPAFEAKAEKGEFYQDPQDATARKTILPVTFNYPVDAAEFEKRIEVGLKQPSGGDAALKYTVTYDQYKLHAWIHSQPLSLPRDEGAVSYAIGKGVRSARGGDGTAETIKTQVRVPGLYSLTIDHIEPTLVDNEKYEPEQVLLVNVGGTVRDSDLGGLIKAWVLPARKKGDEQGEDAAPYDWSTGEVGEAELRQSEPLKLEIVPTENDYEAVQSFKFHAAPGQRVYVRVDKGLKSFGGYILGKPYATVIRVPDYPRLLRFMADGSLLSMSGSKRISVVSRNLPGMRVEVGRVLPDQLQHLVSFNQGTFARPQLSYDFSEDHIVERFEQKRSFPKGDPAKAHYEGIDLGQYLKDGKRGVFLLHLSSYDAAAEKKREEARKAAEGQPQAAPTNNESGDEPEESGDEQGEMADSGDGSETADPTDTRLIVVTDLGMLVKRSLDGSQDVFVQSIHTGQPVAGATVSVLALNGQTLFSESTSADGAVHFPTLKGLDREKQPTLYVVRKGDDLSFLPIGGSTSYERKLDFSRFDVGGERNAQNEGQLSAYLFSDRGIYRPGDTFHIGLIVRAASWTRSVVGVPLQAEIVDPRGMTVKQLPMSMDASGFGELEYAPAETAPTGTWTVNLYIVKDGKASAQIGSTTVQVKEFLPDRMKVEAKLAGQVPEGWVKPDQVKGVVDVMNLFGTPAADRRVEASLTLRPAWPAFRSWPDYHFYDVKRAKEGYEDKLQDGKTDDKGHAEFDFDLKKYADATYQLYFLAKAYEPEGGRSVAAAAQTLVSSNDWLVGYKSVDNLDYVNRDAPRSVHLVAIDHTAKSIALKDLKARFIERRYLSVLTKQDSGVYKYQSKLKEVPVNEQPLSIPATGMDYPLPTDKPGNYALVIVRATDGVEVNRVEYSVAGAANVSRSLDRNAELQLNLSKQDYAPGESVDIAIRAPYAGSGLITIERDKVYAHAWFHADTTSSVQHITVPADFEGNGYINVQYIRDPSSDEIFMSPLSYGVVPFSVNLDARRNVIKVDSPAVVKPGDTVTFKLSAPQPTRAVVFAVDEGILQVARYKLGDPLKFFFRKRMLEVGTSQILDLILPDFEKLMAMAAPGGDADAAIGRQLNPFKRKRDKPVAYWSGIVDVSGEKEFTYQVPDYFNGKLRVMAVAVSTDRIGTYEGNTTVRGDFVLSPNVPTTLAPGDEVDVSVGVANNLTGLGGKQVPVAVTLKTGPQLQVVGAQTQSLNLGEMREGVVNFRVKATDKLGSGNFTFTAGYGDKSARQSVDVSVRPASAYRTQVDVGRVDAGAKQEQPDLRRLYGEYASRTTAFSNIPVVLSSGLASYLVNFEHLCSEQILSSAMPRLVLSKWPQVKVFADALQPALGDKKLSNSQALSQMLDILHSRQNGEGGVGLWTATPDANPFVSTYAMHFMLEARDRGVEVPRDMFDAGNKYLHQLASNESLDGIDMLRQRAYAVYLLTRQGNVTTNDLAAVQKRLEAAYPKEWKNDLAAAWLAASYQLLKQDKPAAQLMAGPQKLLERTGQDRDYVYGYYYDPLVRDATTLYLLSKHFPDRAKALSPRVLENITWPMERGWYNTLSSSMTLLALDAYATQNNLDLDKLRIDEVHADGSVKSIAAPQGNLLQAGTWAADARRLRFTNDSALPAWRVVSQGGYDRDQPTKAIKDGVEITRDYTDTNGKAIDKIKVGDEIDVHVKIRSTDGRAYGNFAVVDLLPGGFEPVIQPAAAVTDHQDDGSAENDAGGDSQVAASAWRSPIGVGQSTWQLTYADIREDRVVLYGTATSDVGEFVYRIKATNAGKFIVPPAYGESLYDRRVQARTAGGATLEVVRQP; encoded by the coding sequence ATGGATCTGCTGCGATTTCTGCTCCTGCTCCCCTTGCGTCTGTTGCGAGGGCTTCTGGCCGGCCTCGGCCTGCTATTGCGGCCTCTTTTCGGCCAGGTGAGCTGGGCCGCCCCCCGATGGATGCCCGCCACGGGTGGATGGATCCGGCAGCGCCCCGCGCAGGCGGCAGGCATCCTGGTGGCGGCGCTCGTGGTCGGCGGCGGTGGCTGGTTTGGCTGGCAGTGGTACAAGAACCGGCCGCAGCCGGTGGAGCCTTCCCGCGTGACACTGAGCGTCGAGGCGCCGCCGATCACCGATTACACCCGGCAACCCATCGTGATCCATCCGCTCACGGTAGCGTTCTCCGGTTCGGCCGCACCGCTTGAAGGGGTTGGCAAACCGGTGACCACCGGTATCGTCATGCAGCCGGCGGTGAAGGGGCAATGGAGCTGGGTTGATGACCACACGCTTCGTTTTGCTCCTGCCGAAGACTGGCCGGTTGGCAAGCATTTCCAGGTGCGCTTCGACGTGGCCAAGGCATTTGCACGCCATGTGATGATGGCGGATGACCATGTCGATTTCGACACGCCCGCGTTCGAAGCCAAGGCCGAGAAGGGCGAGTTCTATCAGGATCCGCAGGACGCCACGGCCAGGAAGACCATCCTGCCGGTCACGTTCAATTACCCGGTCGACGCCGCTGAGTTCGAGAAGCGCATCGAGGTGGGCCTGAAGCAGCCATCCGGCGGCGATGCGGCGCTGAAGTACACGGTCACTTACGACCAGTACAAGCTGCATGCGTGGATTCACTCGCAACCGCTTTCACTGCCGCGCGACGAAGGCGCGGTGTCCTACGCGATCGGCAAGGGCGTGCGCAGCGCTCGCGGCGGCGACGGTACGGCTGAAACCATCAAGACCCAGGTCCGCGTGCCTGGCCTCTACAGCCTCACCATCGACCACATCGAGCCGACGCTGGTCGACAACGAAAAGTACGAACCCGAGCAGGTGCTGCTGGTCAACGTGGGCGGCACGGTGCGCGACAGTGACCTGGGCGGCCTGATCAAGGCCTGGGTGCTGCCAGCGCGCAAGAAGGGCGACGAACAGGGCGAGGATGCTGCGCCGTACGACTGGAGCACTGGCGAAGTCGGCGAGGCGGAATTGCGTCAGAGCGAGCCGCTGAAGCTGGAGATAGTGCCGACCGAAAACGACTACGAAGCCGTGCAGAGCTTCAAGTTCCATGCCGCGCCCGGGCAGCGTGTGTACGTGCGTGTGGACAAGGGCCTGAAGTCGTTCGGCGGTTACATCCTGGGCAAGCCCTATGCCACCGTCATCAGGGTGCCGGACTATCCCAGGCTGCTGCGCTTCATGGCGGATGGCTCGTTGCTGTCCATGTCGGGCAGCAAGCGCATCTCGGTGGTGTCGCGCAACTTGCCCGGCATGCGGGTCGAGGTGGGCCGCGTACTGCCGGATCAGCTGCAGCATCTGGTCAGCTTCAACCAGGGCACGTTTGCGCGCCCGCAGTTGAGTTACGACTTCAGCGAAGATCACATCGTCGAACGCTTCGAGCAGAAGCGCAGCTTTCCCAAGGGCGATCCGGCCAAGGCGCATTACGAAGGTATCGACCTTGGGCAGTACCTGAAGGACGGCAAGCGGGGCGTGTTCCTGCTGCACCTGTCCAGCTATGACGCCGCGGCGGAAAAGAAGCGGGAAGAAGCCCGGAAGGCAGCCGAGGGCCAGCCGCAGGCAGCACCCACGAATAACGAGTCGGGTGACGAACCGGAAGAAAGCGGCGACGAGCAGGGCGAGATGGCCGACAGCGGCGACGGCAGCGAGACGGCCGACCCAACCGACACGCGCCTGATCGTGGTCACGGACCTTGGCATGCTGGTGAAGCGTTCGCTGGATGGCAGCCAGGATGTATTCGTACAGTCCATCCACACCGGCCAGCCGGTGGCAGGCGCCACGGTATCGGTGCTGGCCTTGAACGGCCAGACACTCTTCAGCGAATCGACGTCCGCCGACGGTGCCGTGCATTTTCCCACCCTCAAGGGGCTGGATCGCGAGAAACAACCCACGCTGTACGTGGTCAGGAAGGGCGATGACCTGTCGTTCCTGCCTATCGGCGGTTCGACCAGTTACGAGCGCAAGCTCGACTTCTCGCGCTTCGACGTGGGTGGCGAGCGCAATGCGCAGAACGAGGGCCAGCTCTCGGCTTATCTGTTCTCGGATCGTGGCATCTATCGCCCGGGTGACACCTTCCACATCGGCCTGATCGTACGTGCAGCCAGCTGGACCCGCAGTGTGGTCGGCGTGCCGCTGCAGGCGGAGATCGTCGATCCGCGCGGCATGACGGTGAAGCAGCTGCCGATGTCGATGGACGCATCCGGTTTTGGCGAGCTCGAGTACGCGCCTGCCGAAACCGCGCCCACCGGCACGTGGACGGTAAACCTGTACATCGTGAAGGATGGCAAGGCCAGCGCGCAGATCGGCAGTACCACCGTGCAGGTGAAGGAGTTCCTGCCTGATCGCATGAAGGTCGAAGCCAAGCTGGCCGGACAGGTGCCCGAAGGCTGGGTGAAGCCCGATCAGGTGAAGGGCGTGGTCGACGTGATGAACCTGTTTGGCACGCCAGCGGCGGATCGTCGCGTAGAAGCGTCGCTGACCTTGCGTCCGGCATGGCCGGCCTTCCGTAGCTGGCCCGACTATCACTTCTACGACGTGAAGCGCGCCAAGGAGGGCTACGAGGACAAGCTGCAGGATGGCAAGACCGACGACAAGGGGCACGCGGAATTCGACTTCGACCTGAAGAAATACGCGGACGCCACCTATCAGCTGTATTTCCTGGCGAAAGCCTATGAGCCCGAAGGTGGTCGCAGCGTGGCTGCTGCCGCGCAGACGCTGGTGTCCAGCAATGACTGGCTGGTCGGCTACAAGTCCGTCGACAACCTGGACTACGTCAACCGTGACGCGCCGCGCAGCGTGCACCTGGTGGCCATCGACCACACCGCCAAGTCCATCGCCCTGAAGGACCTGAAGGCACGCTTCATCGAGCGTCGTTACCTCTCCGTGCTGACCAAGCAGGATTCAGGCGTCTACAAGTATCAGTCCAAGCTCAAGGAGGTACCGGTCAACGAGCAGCCGTTGTCGATTCCTGCCACTGGGATGGACTATCCCTTGCCTACCGACAAGCCCGGCAACTATGCGCTGGTCATCGTCCGCGCCACTGACGGCGTGGAAGTGAACCGCGTGGAGTATTCGGTGGCGGGTGCGGCCAACGTGTCACGCTCGCTGGACCGCAACGCGGAGCTGCAGCTCAACCTGAGCAAGCAGGATTACGCACCGGGCGAGTCGGTGGATATCGCCATTCGTGCGCCGTACGCGGGCAGTGGCCTGATCACCATCGAGCGCGACAAGGTGTATGCGCACGCGTGGTTCCACGCTGATACCACTAGCTCCGTGCAGCACATCACCGTGCCGGCGGATTTCGAAGGCAACGGCTACATCAACGTGCAGTACATCCGTGATCCGTCCTCGGACGAGATCTTCATGAGCCCGCTGAGCTACGGCGTGGTGCCGTTCTCGGTGAACCTGGATGCGCGGCGCAACGTCATCAAGGTGGATTCGCCGGCGGTGGTGAAGCCGGGCGATACCGTGACTTTCAAGCTCAGTGCGCCGCAGCCCACGCGTGCCGTGGTGTTCGCGGTGGATGAAGGCATCCTGCAGGTGGCGCGCTACAAGCTGGGTGACCCGCTGAAGTTCTTCTTCCGCAAGCGCATGCTGGAAGTAGGCACTTCGCAGATCCTCGACCTGATCCTGCCGGACTTCGAGAAGCTGATGGCCATGGCCGCGCCCGGCGGTGATGCCGATGCGGCCATCGGCCGCCAGCTCAATCCGTTCAAGCGCAAGCGCGACAAGCCGGTGGCGTACTGGTCCGGCATCGTGGATGTGAGCGGCGAGAAGGAGTTTACCTATCAGGTGCCCGATTACTTCAACGGCAAGCTGCGCGTGATGGCGGTGGCGGTGTCGACCGATCGCATCGGTACCTACGAAGGCAACACGACGGTCCGCGGGGACTTCGTGCTTTCGCCCAACGTGCCGACCACGCTGGCGCCCGGTGACGAGGTCGACGTGAGCGTGGGCGTGGCCAACAACCTCACGGGCCTCGGCGGCAAGCAGGTGCCGGTGGCGGTGACCCTGAAGACCGGGCCGCAGCTCCAGGTGGTCGGTGCGCAGACGCAGAGCCTGAATCTCGGCGAGATGCGCGAGGGTGTGGTGAACTTCCGCGTCAAGGCCACCGACAAGCTCGGTTCGGGCAACTTCACCTTCACGGCGGGCTATGGCGACAAGTCGGCACGCCAGAGCGTGGATGTCTCCGTTCGGCCGGCATCCGCCTATCGCACGCAGGTGGATGTGGGTCGCGTGGATGCAGGGGCCAAGCAGGAGCAGCCCGACTTGCGTCGCCTTTACGGCGAATACGCCTCGCGAACCACCGCGTTCTCCAATATTCCCGTGGTGCTGAGCAGCGGCCTTGCGTCGTACCTGGTGAACTTCGAGCACCTGTGCAGCGAGCAGATCCTGAGCTCCGCCATGCCACGACTGGTGCTCTCAAAATGGCCGCAGGTGAAGGTGTTCGCCGATGCGTTGCAGCCGGCGCTGGGTGACAAGAAGCTCAGCAACTCGCAGGCGCTGTCGCAGATGCTGGATATCCTGCACTCGCGCCAGAACGGCGAAGGTGGCGTCGGTTTGTGGACGGCCACGCCGGATGCCAATCCGTTCGTGTCCACCTACGCCATGCATTTCATGCTCGAAGCCCGGGACCGCGGCGTGGAGGTGCCGCGCGACATGTTCGATGCAGGCAACAAGTACCTGCACCAGCTGGCCAGCAACGAATCGCTGGACGGCATCGACATGCTGCGCCAGCGCGCCTACGCGGTGTATCTGCTGACCCGCCAGGGCAATGTCACCACCAATGACCTTGCCGCCGTGCAGAAGCGGCTGGAAGCGGCTTACCCGAAGGAGTGGAAGAACGACCTGGCTGCGGCATGGCTGGCGGCGTCCTACCAGCTGCTCAAGCAGGATAAGCCGGCGGCCCAGTTGATGGCCGGTCCGCAGAAACTGCTGGAGCGTACCGGGCAGGATCGCGATTACGTCTATGGCTACTACTACGACCCGCTGGTGCGCGATGCCACCACGCTCTATCTGCTCAGCAAGCATTTCCCGGATCGCGCCAAGGCGCTCTCGCCGCGGGTGCTGGAGAACATCACCTGGCCGATGGAGCGGGGCTGGTACAACACCTTGTCCTCGTCGATGACCTTGTTGGCGTTGGATGCATACGCCACCCAGAACAACCTCGACCTGGACAAGCTGCGCATTGATGAAGTGCATGCGGACGGCTCCGTCAAGTCCATCGCCGCACCGCAGGGCAACCTGCTGCAGGCAGGCACCTGGGCTGCCGACGCACGACGCCTGCGCTTCACCAACGACAGTGCGTTGCCCGCATGGCGCGTGGTCAGCCAGGGTGGTTATGACCGCGACCAGCCGACCAAGGCCATCAAGGACGGCGTGGAGATCACTCGCGACTACACCGACACCAACGGCAAGGCGATCGACAAGATCAAGGTGGGTGACGAGATCGACGTTCACGTGAAGATCCGCAGCACCGATGGCCGTGCGTATGGCAACTTCGCCGTGGTCGACCTGTTGCCCGGCGGCTTCGAGCCGGTGATCCAGCCAGCAGCGGCGGTAACCGACCATCAGGACGATGGCAGCGCCGAGAACGACGCCGGAGGCGACAGTCAAGTGGCTGCCAGTGCATGGCGCTCGCCGATCGGCGTGGGCCAGTCCACCTGGCAACTGACGTACGCCGACATACGCGAGGATCGCGTGGTGCTCTATGGCACGGCCACCTCGGACGTGGGTGAATTCGTCTACCGCATCAAGGCCACCAACGCCGGCAAGTTCATCGTGCCGCCGGCCTATGGCGAATCCCTGTACGACCGTCGCGTGCAGGCGCGCACGGCCGGTGGTGCCACGCTGGAGGTTGTCCGTCAGCCCTGA
- the pbpC gene encoding penicillin-binding protein 1C: MNTPSFILRSRHAALRWIVRWQNWLVAVALLAALLVGCRWWPHRPLSAWLPSSTAVYDAHGRLLRLTLASDQRYRLWVPLRDVSPALVDGVLLHEDRWYRWHPGFNPYGLMRGAWVTYVNHGNRQGGSTVTMQLARLLWRLNTRTPVGKLQQVVRAIQLELFYSKDQILEAYLNYAPYGRNVEGVGAASLAYFDKPAGALSLPEALTLAVIPQDPTRRLQAGVDAPDLISTRLSSSRNRLYARWKVLHPRDAGLQPLFSLPLRLRPLSQLPFEAPHAVDQVLAARRLMSGDIDSRVTTTLDLDLQHVLERQVDRYVERNSGRGIRNVAAVLVDTRDMDVKALVGSADYRNADIQGQVNGTLAKRSPGSTLKPFIYALGFDQGVLHPQTVLRDVPTAFGPYAPENFDGHFLGPVTATEALIRSRNIPAVWVASQLQQPSFYQFLRDAGISRMASEKHYGLALVLGGGEVSMQELAGLYAMLANRGELKPLRLLDAEPHGEGTRLLSEEASFMVMDMLRQNPRPDETTGAQPDRLPVYWKTGTSWGFRDAWTAGSVGPYVLVVWVGNFDGSSNPAFVGVEAAAPLFFQMVDALRAAQPQMAEPVRHMPAHLKRVEICLASGELPNQWCPQRGMTWFIPGKSPIRVSQVHRPVVIDDDTGKPACPPYQGKRTHVEVYEFWPSELQRVFVQAGIPRRTPPRNDACALGGADGEPPSISSPLRGSIYAMRLKSSGQDRIAFTANADASVRTMYWFVNDAYVGRSAPGESLFWQPSTAGNYEVRVVDDRGRSDSRPLGVNVVD, encoded by the coding sequence ATGAACACGCCATCGTTCATCCTTCGCAGCCGGCATGCCGCCCTACGCTGGATCGTGCGCTGGCAGAACTGGCTGGTGGCGGTGGCGTTGCTGGCCGCCTTGCTGGTGGGTTGTCGCTGGTGGCCACATCGGCCGCTGAGCGCCTGGCTACCCTCGTCAACGGCCGTGTATGACGCGCATGGGCGCCTGCTTCGCCTCACGTTGGCCAGCGACCAGCGCTATCGGCTTTGGGTGCCACTACGGGACGTGTCGCCCGCACTGGTCGATGGCGTACTGTTGCATGAGGACCGCTGGTATCGATGGCATCCGGGTTTCAATCCCTACGGACTGATGCGCGGCGCGTGGGTCACCTATGTGAACCACGGCAACCGCCAGGGTGGCTCGACCGTCACCATGCAGCTCGCCCGTCTTTTGTGGCGCCTCAACACGCGCACGCCGGTGGGCAAGTTGCAGCAGGTGGTGCGGGCAATACAGCTGGAGCTGTTCTATTCGAAGGACCAGATCCTCGAGGCCTATCTGAACTACGCGCCGTACGGGCGCAATGTCGAAGGCGTGGGTGCGGCCAGCCTGGCGTACTTCGACAAGCCCGCCGGCGCATTGAGTCTGCCCGAGGCATTGACCCTGGCCGTGATTCCCCAGGACCCCACCCGTCGCCTGCAGGCGGGAGTCGATGCGCCCGACCTCATCAGCACCCGGCTCAGCAGTTCGCGCAACCGCCTCTACGCGCGATGGAAGGTGCTGCATCCGAGGGATGCCGGGCTGCAACCGCTGTTTTCCTTGCCCCTGCGGCTGCGGCCGTTGTCGCAGCTGCCGTTCGAGGCACCGCATGCAGTGGATCAGGTGCTGGCCGCGCGTCGCCTGATGTCCGGCGACATCGATAGCCGCGTCACGACCACGCTCGATCTGGATCTGCAGCATGTGCTGGAGCGGCAGGTGGATCGTTACGTGGAACGCAACAGTGGCCGCGGCATCCGCAACGTGGCCGCGGTGCTGGTGGATACGCGGGACATGGACGTAAAGGCGCTGGTCGGATCGGCGGACTACCGCAACGCCGATATCCAGGGCCAGGTGAATGGCACGCTGGCCAAACGCTCGCCGGGCTCCACCTTGAAGCCTTTCATCTACGCGTTGGGTTTCGACCAGGGCGTGCTGCACCCGCAGACGGTATTGCGCGATGTGCCTACCGCATTTGGTCCGTACGCGCCGGAGAATTTCGACGGCCATTTCCTTGGACCGGTGACCGCAACGGAAGCACTGATACGCAGCCGCAATATCCCTGCCGTTTGGGTGGCGTCACAGTTGCAGCAACCGAGCTTTTATCAGTTCCTGCGCGATGCTGGCATCAGTCGCATGGCGAGCGAAAAACACTACGGCCTCGCGCTGGTGCTGGGCGGCGGTGAGGTCTCCATGCAGGAGCTTGCTGGCCTCTATGCCATGCTCGCCAATCGCGGTGAGTTGAAGCCGCTGCGCCTGCTCGATGCAGAGCCACACGGGGAGGGAACGCGCCTGCTCAGTGAGGAGGCGAGCTTCATGGTGATGGACATGTTGCGCCAGAACCCGCGGCCCGACGAAACCACGGGTGCCCAGCCCGATCGCCTGCCGGTGTACTGGAAGACCGGCACCTCATGGGGTTTTCGCGATGCCTGGACAGCGGGCAGCGTGGGGCCGTACGTGCTGGTGGTGTGGGTGGGCAACTTCGATGGCAGCAGCAACCCGGCGTTTGTCGGCGTGGAGGCTGCGGCGCCCCTGTTCTTCCAGATGGTCGATGCCCTGCGTGCCGCGCAGCCGCAGATGGCCGAGCCAGTGCGGCACATGCCTGCGCACCTCAAGCGCGTGGAGATCTGCCTGGCCAGCGGCGAGCTTCCCAACCAGTGGTGCCCGCAGCGTGGCATGACCTGGTTCATTCCGGGCAAGTCGCCCATCCGCGTGAGCCAGGTGCATCGACCGGTGGTGATCGACGACGACACCGGCAAGCCTGCCTGTCCGCCGTACCAGGGCAAGCGCACCCACGTGGAGGTGTATGAGTTCTGGCCGTCCGAATTGCAGCGGGTGTTCGTGCAGGCCGGCATTCCGCGCCGTACCCCGCCGCGCAACGATGCGTGTGCCCTTGGTGGTGCCGATGGCGAGCCGCCGTCCATCAGTTCGCCGCTGCGCGGCAGCATCTATGCCATGCGCCTGAAGTCGAGCGGGCAGGACCGCATTGCCTTCACTGCCAATGCCGACGCATCGGTGCGCACGATGTACTGGTTCGTCAACGACGCCTATGTGGGGCGCAGTGCGCCCGGTGAGTCGCTGTTCTGGCAACCCTCGACGGCAGGCAACTACGAAGTGCGCGTGGTCGACGATCGCGGCCGCAGCGACAGCCGGCCGCTGGGCGTGAACGTGGTCGACTGA
- a CDS encoding NAD(P)/FAD-dependent oxidoreductase: MSSSPAVSYYRATATPYTPYAPLQGKVDARVAIVGGGFAGLHTALGLAERGVRDVVLLEREQVGFGASGRNGGFVFGGYSLGEQSLLDQRGQNAAGALFRLTTEAVGRIRRHVSHYDIPCDLVDEGVIWANWFRDPAVLRQRQELLARQYGVSWEWLPQSELRARVHTTRYYDGLYERDALHLHPLNFAIGLAGAAASQGVRVHENTDVWQLRRDGTRWRIETAQGTVHADQVVLACGGYLAGLRRQVDRAILPIATYVMVTEPLGGRMVDALETRAAVYDSRFAFDYYRPLPDGRLLWGGRISVRDRSPRAVQQLLMHDLLRVFPQLKGVRVDYAWSGLMSYARHQMPQIGSSGDGLWWAQAFGGHGLAPTCAAGELLASALAEGDDRWKQFAPYGLDRTYRPFGYLGAQASYWWQQSKDWFKTRLEG, encoded by the coding sequence ATGAGTTCGTCACCGGCTGTTTCCTACTACCGCGCCACGGCGACGCCGTATACGCCGTATGCCCCGCTGCAGGGCAAGGTCGATGCACGTGTGGCCATCGTCGGCGGCGGTTTCGCTGGCCTGCATACCGCGCTCGGCCTGGCCGAACGTGGCGTGCGCGACGTGGTGCTGCTGGAACGCGAGCAGGTGGGCTTCGGTGCCTCCGGGCGCAACGGCGGTTTTGTCTTTGGTGGCTATTCGCTGGGTGAGCAATCGCTGCTCGACCAGCGTGGGCAGAACGCAGCCGGTGCATTGTTTCGTCTGACCACCGAAGCGGTGGGGCGCATCCGTCGGCATGTATCGCACTACGACATTCCCTGTGACCTGGTGGACGAAGGCGTCATCTGGGCCAACTGGTTCCGCGATCCGGCTGTGCTGCGACAGCGGCAGGAGTTGCTGGCAAGGCAGTACGGCGTGTCGTGGGAGTGGCTGCCGCAAAGCGAGCTTCGCGCACGCGTCCACACCACGCGTTACTACGACGGCCTGTACGAGCGCGACGCGCTGCACCTGCATCCACTGAATTTCGCCATCGGCCTTGCCGGCGCGGCGGCGTCGCAGGGCGTGCGTGTCCACGAGAACACCGATGTGTGGCAGCTGCGTCGCGACGGCACACGCTGGCGCATCGAGACGGCGCAGGGCACGGTGCACGCCGATCAGGTCGTGCTTGCCTGCGGAGGTTATCTGGCCGGGCTGCGGCGCCAGGTGGATCGCGCCATCCTGCCCATTGCCACCTACGTGATGGTGACCGAGCCCCTGGGTGGGCGCATGGTCGATGCGCTGGAAACGCGTGCCGCCGTTTACGATTCACGCTTCGCCTTCGACTACTACCGGCCGCTGCCGGATGGCCGCCTGCTCTGGGGCGGGCGCATCTCGGTGCGCGATCGTTCGCCTCGTGCCGTGCAGCAATTGCTTATGCACGACCTGCTGCGCGTGTTTCCCCAGCTGAAGGGCGTGCGCGTCGACTACGCATGGTCCGGCCTGATGAGCTACGCACGCCACCAGATGCCGCAGATCGGCAGCAGTGGCGACGGTTTGTGGTGGGCGCAGGCATTCGGCGGTCATGGCCTGGCACCCACCTGCGCGGCGGGTGAGCTGCTGGCCTCGGCCCTGGCCGAAGGTGATGATCGATGGAAGCAGTTCGCGCCTTACGGCCTGGATCGCACCTATCGGCCATTTGGCTATCTCGGTGCGCAGGCCAGCTACTGGTGGCAACAAAGCAAGGACTGGTTCAAGACGAGGCTGGAAGGATGA
- a CDS encoding tRNA-binding protein — protein sequence MSGTEANAPGEISWADFEKVLLVAGTVTRVEPFPEARKPAWKVWVDFGPYGEKKTSAQIARLYQAEDLIGRQIVGIINFPEKQIGPFRSQFLLTGFPTDEGVVLTAVERPVPNGTRLA from the coding sequence ATGAGCGGAACAGAAGCCAATGCGCCGGGCGAGATCAGCTGGGCCGATTTCGAGAAGGTGTTGCTCGTTGCCGGCACCGTAACGCGGGTGGAGCCGTTTCCCGAAGCGCGCAAGCCGGCGTGGAAAGTGTGGGTGGATTTCGGCCCGTATGGCGAAAAGAAAACCAGTGCGCAGATTGCCCGCTTGTATCAGGCCGAGGATCTGATCGGGCGCCAGATCGTCGGCATCATCAATTTCCCGGAGAAGCAGATCGGGCCGTTCCGTTCACAGTTCCTGCTGACCGGATTTCCCACCGACGAGGGTGTGGTGCTCACCGCGGTCGAGCGCCCCGTGCCCAACGGCACGCGGCTGGCCTGA